Proteins from a genomic interval of Streptomyces sp. SID8374:
- a CDS encoding ABC transporter ATP-binding protein produces MIEAIGLTKRYGAKTAVDDLSFQVRPGAVTGFLGPNGSGKSTTMRMILGLDRPTAGHVTIGGHPYRSLPNAPRQVGALLDAKAVHGGRTARAHLLSLAQLAGIPARRVDEVLGVVGLQDVAKRRSSGFSLGMGQRLGIAAALLGDPQVLLFDEPVNGLDPEGIHWVRNLMKTLAAEGRTVFVSSHLMSEMALTADHLIVIGRGRLLSDMSVTDFISANSADFARVRVPENAPEEREKLTSSLIEAGGSVMSEPDGALRVTGLPLPRISDLAHGADVRLWELSPHRASLEEAYMRMTQGVVDYRSTEDAKAGLLEPPEGLYGPYGDAQGGYGAGPGPGQPQPAHAPQQSWYAPPPPGQNPYAAPGPATAPAAPAPSPAPAPEPSPADAAGTKTSEDPR; encoded by the coding sequence ATGATCGAGGCAATCGGCCTGACCAAGCGCTACGGCGCGAAGACGGCCGTGGACGACCTTTCCTTCCAGGTGCGGCCGGGGGCCGTCACCGGCTTCCTCGGTCCCAACGGGTCGGGCAAGTCCACGACCATGCGCATGATCCTCGGTCTGGACCGGCCGACGGCGGGCCACGTCACGATCGGCGGTCACCCCTACCGGAGCCTGCCTAACGCGCCGCGCCAGGTGGGTGCGCTGCTGGACGCCAAGGCCGTGCACGGCGGGCGGACCGCCCGCGCCCACCTGCTCTCGCTGGCCCAGCTCGCCGGGATCCCGGCCCGGCGGGTGGACGAGGTGCTGGGCGTCGTCGGCCTCCAGGACGTCGCCAAGCGCCGCTCCAGCGGCTTCTCCCTCGGCATGGGGCAGCGGCTCGGGATCGCCGCGGCGCTGCTCGGCGACCCGCAGGTGCTGCTCTTCGACGAGCCGGTCAACGGCCTGGACCCCGAGGGCATCCACTGGGTCCGCAATCTGATGAAGACGCTGGCGGCCGAGGGGCGCACCGTCTTCGTCTCGTCCCACCTCATGAGCGAGATGGCCCTCACCGCCGACCACCTCATCGTGATCGGACGCGGCCGGCTGCTCTCCGACATGAGCGTCACCGACTTCATCTCGGCGAACTCCGCCGACTTCGCCCGGGTCCGGGTCCCCGAGAACGCCCCCGAGGAGCGGGAGAAGCTGACGTCCTCGCTCATCGAGGCGGGCGGCAGCGTGATGTCCGAGCCGGACGGCGCCCTGCGCGTCACCGGCCTCCCGCTGCCGAGGATCAGCGACCTGGCCCACGGTGCCGACGTACGGCTCTGGGAGCTGTCGCCGCACCGGGCCTCGCTGGAGGAGGCGTACATGCGGATGACGCAGGGCGTCGTGGACTACCGGTCGACGGAGGACGCCAAGGCCGGACTCCTGGAGCCGCCGGAGGGGCTGTACGGGCCCTACGGGGACGCTCAGGGCGGTTACGGGGCCGGGCCCGGCCCCGGGCAGCCCCAGCCGGCGCACGCCCCGCAGCAGAGCTGGTACGCCCCGCCGCCGCCCGGACAGAACCCGTACGCCGCCCCCGGCCCGGCCACCGCGCCCGCCGCACCGGCCCCCTCCCCCGCGCCCGCCCCCGAGCCCTCCCCCGCCGACGCGGCCGGGACGAAGACCAGCGAGGACCCCCGATGA
- a CDS encoding ABC transporter ATP-binding protein translates to MIELEGLTKRFGSKVAVDHLTCQVRPGMVTGFLGPNGAGKSTTMRMMLDLDNPTSGTVRIDGKHYHELQEPLKYIGALLDAKSMNGGRSAYNNLLCLAQSNRIPRSRVDEVLDTVGLSAVAKKKSKGFSLGMGQRLGIASALLGDPEILMFDEPVNGLDPEGIHWIRNLMKALAAEGRTIFVSSHLMSEMALTADHLIVIGQGKLLADTSMADFIHENSRSYVRLRSPQQERLRDALHEGGFTAVEADGGTLEIDGATTEELGELAARHQIVLHELSSQRASLEEAFMQMTAGSVEYHAHSGPGGAEPPPPVAGSVGAGWGEGWNQPGATAPQPTEGTDGTENKGA, encoded by the coding sequence ATGATCGAGCTCGAGGGACTGACCAAACGCTTCGGCAGCAAAGTTGCCGTCGACCATCTGACATGCCAGGTCAGACCGGGCATGGTCACCGGTTTCCTGGGCCCCAACGGGGCAGGCAAATCCACCACCATGCGCATGATGCTCGATCTGGACAACCCCACCAGCGGTACGGTGCGCATCGACGGCAAGCACTACCACGAGCTCCAGGAACCGCTGAAGTACATCGGGGCGCTGCTGGACGCCAAGTCGATGAACGGCGGCCGCAGCGCGTACAACAACCTGCTCTGTCTGGCGCAGAGCAACCGCATCCCGCGCAGCCGGGTCGACGAGGTGCTGGACACCGTCGGGCTGAGCGCGGTCGCGAAGAAGAAGTCCAAGGGCTTCTCGCTCGGCATGGGCCAGCGCCTCGGTATCGCTTCCGCGCTGCTGGGCGACCCCGAGATCCTGATGTTCGACGAACCGGTCAACGGCCTGGACCCCGAGGGCATCCACTGGATCCGCAACCTGATGAAGGCGCTCGCCGCCGAGGGCCGGACCATCTTCGTCTCCTCACACCTGATGAGCGAAATGGCGCTGACCGCCGACCACTTGATCGTGATCGGCCAGGGCAAGCTGCTCGCCGACACCTCGATGGCCGACTTCATCCATGAGAACTCCCGCAGTTACGTACGGCTGCGCTCGCCGCAGCAGGAGCGGCTGCGGGACGCGCTGCACGAAGGCGGCTTCACCGCCGTCGAGGCGGACGGCGGCACCCTGGAGATCGACGGCGCCACCACCGAGGAGCTGGGTGAGCTGGCGGCCCGTCACCAGATCGTGCTGCACGAGCTGAGCTCCCAGCGGGCCTCGCTGGAGGAGGCGTTCATGCAGATGACCGCCGGCTCCGTGGAGTACCACGCCCACTCCGGGCCGGGCGGGGCCGAACCCCCGCCGCCGGTGGCCGGGTCGGTCGGGGCGGGCTGGGGCGAGGGCTGGAACCAGCCGGGCGCCACCGCCCCGCAGCCCACCGAAGGCACCGACGGCACCGAGAACAAGGGGGCCTGA
- a CDS encoding cellulose-binding protein yields the protein MSDPSSPFGFELVRRGYDRGQVDDRITKLVADRDSALARITSLEKRIEELHLETQNAQAQVNDAEPSYAGLGARVEKILRLAEEEAKDLREEARRAAEQHRELAESAAQQVRNDAEAFAAERKSKAEDEGVRIVEKAQGEANTLRSDAQKDAQQKREEADALFEETRAKAAQAAADFETNLAKRREQSERDLASRQAKAEKRLAEIEHRAEQLRLEAEKLRTDAERRARQTVETAQRQAEDIVADANAKADRIRSESERELAALTNRRDSINAQLTNVREMLATLTGAAVAAAGSPVDDEPAQRGVPAQQTR from the coding sequence ATGAGTGACCCTTCCTCCCCCTTCGGCTTCGAGCTCGTGCGACGTGGTTACGACCGCGGTCAGGTGGACGACCGCATTACCAAGCTCGTCGCCGACCGTGACAGTGCCCTGGCGCGCATCACGTCTCTGGAAAAGCGCATCGAGGAGTTGCACCTCGAAACGCAGAACGCCCAGGCCCAGGTGAACGACGCCGAGCCGTCGTACGCCGGGCTCGGTGCACGTGTCGAGAAGATTCTCCGCCTCGCCGAGGAGGAGGCCAAGGACCTGCGCGAGGAGGCCCGTCGGGCCGCCGAGCAGCACCGCGAGCTGGCCGAGTCGGCCGCCCAGCAGGTGCGCAACGACGCGGAGGCCTTCGCCGCCGAGCGCAAGTCGAAGGCCGAGGACGAGGGCGTCCGCATCGTCGAGAAGGCCCAGGGCGAGGCGAACACCCTCCGCTCCGACGCCCAGAAGGACGCCCAGCAGAAGCGCGAGGAGGCCGACGCCCTCTTCGAGGAGACCCGCGCCAAGGCCGCGCAGGCCGCCGCCGACTTCGAGACGAACCTCGCCAAGCGGCGTGAGCAGTCCGAGCGCGACCTCGCGTCCCGTCAGGCCAAGGCCGAGAAGCGCCTCGCCGAGATCGAGCACCGCGCCGAGCAGCTCCGCCTGGAGGCCGAGAAGCTCCGCACGGACGCCGAGCGCCGGGCCCGCCAGACGGTGGAGACCGCGCAGCGCCAGGCCGAGGACATCGTGGCCGACGCCAACGCCAAGGCCGACCGGATCCGCAGCGAGTCCGAGCGCGAGCTGGCGGCGCTCACCAACCGCCGCGACTCCATCAACGCGCAGCTGACCAACGTCCGCGAGATGCTGGCCACGCTGACCGGTGCCGCGGTGGCCGCCGCCGGCTCCCCGGTGGACGACGAGCCCGCCCAGCGCGGTGTCCCGGCCCAGCAGACCCGCTGA
- a CDS encoding ATP/GTP-binding protein produces MSPRRNRPRGGDRPDEHPGTALGRYGGGGATESWQGEEWSVRPVSGASAQGKRYRCPGCDQEIPSGVPHLVAWPEFGGIEDRRHWHKACWNAKDRRTTRVQRSRNAPRY; encoded by the coding sequence GTGTCCCCGCGCCGCAACCGCCCCCGTGGCGGCGACCGTCCCGACGAACACCCCGGTACGGCGCTGGGGCGGTACGGCGGGGGAGGGGCCACCGAGAGCTGGCAGGGCGAGGAGTGGTCGGTGCGCCCGGTGAGCGGCGCGAGCGCCCAGGGCAAGCGGTACCGCTGCCCCGGCTGCGACCAGGAGATCCCCTCCGGCGTCCCGCACCTCGTCGCCTGGCCCGAGTTCGGCGGCATCGAGGACCGCAGGCACTGGCACAAGGCCTGCTGGAACGCGAAGGACCGCCGCACCACGCGGGTGCAGCGGTCCCGTAACGCGCCGCGCTACTGA
- a CDS encoding ABC transporter permease, which produces MASVPAVLNSEWTKIRTVSSTTWTLICAFAVTVAMGVGVSALVNATFDDLSETEQLTFDPTLVSFSGTVLGQLAMIVFGVLVVGTEYSSGMIRTSLAAVPQRGTLLFSKIAVAGVLAVLVGLLTSFVSFFLGQALLGDRGTGLGEENVLRAVVGAGLYMGLIAIFSMGVTAMLRSSMLSMGILIPFFLLISNILAAVPYAKDVIRYFPDQAGSKIMQVVPDAMGSDPSPYGPWAGMGIMVAWVAAAVLGGYLVLKNRDA; this is translated from the coding sequence ATGGCTTCGGTACCCGCAGTCCTCAACTCCGAGTGGACCAAGATCCGCACGGTCTCCTCCACCACCTGGACGCTCATCTGCGCGTTCGCCGTCACGGTCGCCATGGGCGTCGGCGTGAGCGCCTTGGTGAACGCCACGTTCGACGACCTCTCCGAGACCGAGCAGCTCACCTTCGACCCGACGCTCGTCAGCTTCTCCGGTACGGTCCTGGGCCAGCTCGCCATGATCGTGTTCGGGGTGCTCGTGGTCGGTACGGAGTACAGCTCCGGCATGATCCGCACCTCGCTGGCGGCCGTGCCGCAGCGCGGAACGCTCCTCTTCAGCAAGATCGCGGTGGCCGGGGTGCTGGCCGTCCTGGTCGGCCTGCTCACCAGCTTCGTCTCGTTCTTCCTCGGCCAGGCCCTGCTGGGCGACCGGGGCACCGGCCTCGGCGAGGAGAACGTGCTGCGCGCGGTGGTCGGCGCGGGCCTCTACATGGGGCTGATCGCCATCTTCTCCATGGGCGTCACGGCGATGCTGCGCAGCTCCATGCTGTCGATGGGCATCCTGATCCCGTTCTTCCTGCTGATCTCCAACATCCTGGCCGCGGTGCCGTACGCCAAGGACGTCATCCGGTACTTCCCCGACCAGGCCGGGTCGAAGATCATGCAGGTCGTCCCCGACGCGATGGGCAGCGATCCGTCGCCGTACGGGCCGTGGGCCGGGATGGGGATCATGGTCGCGTGGGTGGCGGCGGCGGTGCTCGGCGGCTATCTGGTCCTGAAGAACCGGGACGCCTAG
- a CDS encoding ABC transporter permease subunit, whose product MTTPAAPQAYQQPQPEPPHGLLGYYESPIPIRRATLGDAIASEWTKIRSVRSTLWTLGVMIVLMVAIGLMSALLIAAADTDLGGEPVVALGFFGVLLGSICVITLGVLTIGSEYSTGMIRTTLTACPSRARVLTAKAIVFFLLAFTITTVTATVVAVAQTAILDGGVDDGSVWLRATVGVGLYIASLGLLSLAVGAIIRHSAGAITVMIAVVLLPLVLAMFMFSDSLRGLQRFLFEYSIPNQLGALYGTVVTDSGPSGWEPLLLMLGIAAVAMGGAYLALDRRDV is encoded by the coding sequence ATGACGACCCCGGCCGCCCCGCAGGCCTACCAGCAGCCGCAGCCCGAGCCGCCGCACGGCCTGCTGGGGTACTACGAGTCGCCCATCCCGATCCGCCGCGCCACGCTCGGCGACGCCATCGCCTCGGAGTGGACGAAGATCCGTTCCGTCCGCTCCACGCTGTGGACGCTGGGCGTGATGATCGTGCTGATGGTGGCGATCGGGCTGATGTCCGCGCTGCTGATCGCCGCCGCCGACACCGATCTGGGCGGCGAACCGGTGGTGGCCCTCGGCTTCTTCGGCGTACTGCTGGGGTCGATCTGTGTGATCACCCTCGGCGTGCTGACCATCGGCTCCGAGTACAGCACCGGCATGATCCGTACGACGCTGACGGCCTGCCCGAGCCGGGCGCGGGTGCTCACGGCCAAGGCGATCGTCTTCTTCCTGCTCGCGTTCACCATCACCACGGTGACGGCCACGGTCGTCGCCGTGGCGCAGACCGCGATCCTGGACGGCGGCGTGGACGACGGCTCGGTGTGGCTGCGCGCCACGGTGGGCGTCGGGCTCTACATCGCGTCCCTGGGGCTGCTGTCGCTGGCGGTCGGTGCGATCATCCGGCACTCGGCGGGCGCCATCACGGTCATGATCGCCGTGGTGCTGCTGCCGCTGGTCCTCGCGATGTTCATGTTCTCCGACAGCCTGCGCGGCCTACAGCGCTTCCTCTTCGAATACTCGATCCCCAACCAGCTGGGCGCGCTCTACGGCACGGTGGTCACCGACTCCGGCCCGTCCGGCTGGGAGCCGCTGCTGCTGATGCTGGGCATCGCGGCCGTGGCCATGGGCGGCGCCTATCTGGCGCTGGACCGGCGGGACGTCTGA
- the nucS gene encoding endonuclease NucS, with amino-acid sequence MRLVIARCSVDYAGRLTAHLPSAPRLILVKADGSVSIHADDRAYKPLNWMSPPCTLKEGAGDEAGVWTVVNKAGEKLIITMEEILHDSSYELGVDPGLIKDGVEAHLQELLADRIEILGEGHTLIRREYPTAIGPVDILCRDADGRTVAVELKRRGDIDGVEQLTRYLELLNRDPHLAPVKGIFAAQEIKPQARVLATDRGIGCVVLDYDAMRGIEDDKLRLF; translated from the coding sequence ATGCGTCTCGTCATCGCCCGTTGCTCCGTCGACTACGCGGGCCGGCTCACAGCCCACCTGCCCTCCGCCCCCCGTCTGATCCTGGTGAAGGCGGACGGCAGCGTCTCGATCCACGCCGACGACCGGGCGTACAAACCGCTCAACTGGATGTCCCCGCCGTGCACCCTGAAGGAGGGCGCCGGCGATGAGGCGGGCGTCTGGACCGTGGTGAACAAGGCGGGCGAAAAACTGATCATCACGATGGAGGAAATCCTCCACGACTCCTCGTACGAGCTGGGCGTCGACCCCGGGCTCATCAAGGACGGTGTGGAGGCCCACCTCCAGGAGCTGCTCGCCGACCGGATCGAGATCCTCGGCGAGGGCCACACCCTGATCCGCCGTGAGTACCCCACCGCCATCGGCCCGGTGGACATCCTCTGCCGCGACGCCGACGGCCGGACGGTGGCCGTGGAGCTGAAGCGGCGCGGCGACATCGACGGCGTGGAGCAGCTGACCCGCTATCTGGAGCTGCTCAACCGCGACCCGCACCTCGCGCCGGTGAAGGGCATCTTCGCCGCCCAGGAGATCAAGCCCCAGGCGCGCGTGCTGGCGACCGACCGGGGCATCGGCTGTGTGGTCCTCGACTACGACGCGATGCGCGGCATCGAGGACGACAAGCTGCGCCTGTTCTGA
- a CDS encoding SCO5389 family protein — protein sequence MSLDVSPALLEQAERGEVDEADFVDCVRTSLPFAWEMISSLVAQLKVDGGQFADNQTPPPDEQARGQLLRALASDAIRGALQRHFGVRIAFQNCHRVAVFPLDASVDDRLAKFTSVRGQLLNQSPELRDC from the coding sequence ATGTCGCTCGACGTCTCACCGGCGCTGTTGGAACAGGCCGAGCGAGGCGAGGTCGACGAAGCCGACTTCGTCGACTGCGTCCGGACCTCCCTGCCTTTCGCGTGGGAGATGATCAGCTCTCTGGTGGCTCAGCTGAAGGTCGACGGCGGCCAGTTCGCCGACAACCAGACTCCGCCGCCGGACGAGCAGGCACGTGGTCAGCTGCTGCGTGCGCTCGCGAGTGATGCGATACGCGGCGCGCTCCAGCGGCACTTCGGAGTGCGTATCGCTTTCCAGAACTGCCACCGCGTCGCGGTGTTCCCGCTGGACGCCTCGGTCGACGACCGGCTGGCCAAGTTCACTTCGGTGAGGGGCCAGTTGCTCAACCAGTCGCCCGAACTACGGGACTGCTGA
- a CDS encoding LLM class flavin-dependent oxidoreductase, with translation MRIGTFVLAAQFPGQGPGEALHRAVRSAEAAEESGLDSVWLAEHHFVPYGVCPSATTLAALLLGRTRRIRVGTAVSVLPNHHPVALAEQAALLHLTSGGRFSLGVGRGGPWVDLEVFGGGLDAYENGFPEALELLLDWLREPRVAGRGERFGFREVAVVPRADELLPDGSAQGPEVIVACTSPKTVRLAAGRGLPMLLGMHCGDEEKAEMVALWRTAAREAGHAPEVVEGAAHVSAGVAQIADGPGDATETLVKAMPGWLRQGLDAHVTVDDRHRVMRDPVAYTELLCGLHPVGPPQLAADRLAATAERTGITRFALLVEGSGDLAATEENVRRLGADVLPLLT, from the coding sequence ATGCGCATCGGAACGTTCGTTCTGGCAGCTCAGTTCCCGGGTCAGGGGCCGGGCGAGGCCCTGCACCGGGCCGTCCGGTCCGCCGAGGCGGCGGAGGAGTCCGGACTCGACTCGGTGTGGCTGGCCGAGCACCACTTCGTGCCGTACGGGGTCTGCCCGTCCGCCACCACGCTGGCCGCGCTGCTGCTCGGCCGGACCCGGCGGATCCGCGTCGGCACCGCCGTCAGCGTGCTGCCCAACCACCACCCGGTCGCCCTCGCCGAGCAGGCCGCGCTGCTCCATCTGACCAGCGGCGGACGGTTCTCGCTCGGGGTGGGCCGGGGCGGGCCCTGGGTTGACCTGGAGGTCTTCGGCGGCGGACTCGACGCGTACGAGAACGGGTTCCCCGAGGCGCTGGAGCTGCTCCTCGACTGGCTGCGGGAGCCGCGCGTCGCGGGGCGCGGGGAGCGGTTCGGCTTCCGCGAGGTGGCGGTGGTGCCGCGCGCGGACGAGCTGCTGCCGGACGGCTCGGCGCAGGGGCCCGAGGTGATCGTGGCGTGCACCTCGCCGAAGACGGTGCGGCTGGCGGCGGGCCGGGGGCTGCCGATGCTGCTGGGCATGCACTGCGGGGACGAGGAGAAGGCCGAGATGGTCGCCCTGTGGCGTACGGCGGCCCGGGAGGCCGGTCATGCGCCGGAGGTGGTCGAGGGGGCCGCACATGTGTCCGCAGGGGTGGCCCAGATCGCGGACGGGCCGGGGGACGCCACGGAGACGCTGGTGAAGGCGATGCCCGGCTGGCTGCGCCAGGGGCTGGACGCCCATGTCACGGTGGACGACCGGCACCGCGTGATGCGGGACCCGGTGGCGTACACGGAGCTGCTGTGCGGGCTGCACCCGGTGGGCCCGCCGCAGCTGGCCGCCGACCGGCTCGCGGCCACGGCCGAGCGGACCGGCATCACCCGCTTCGCGCTCCTGGTGGAGGGGTCGGGCGACCTCGCGGCGACCGAGGAGAACGTGCGGCGCCTGGGCGCGGACGTGCTGCCGCTGCTGACCTGA